AAGCGCTGGTTCTATCTCACGGTGGATACGTTCCACAAGATGaagtcgccgccgcctgggTCACTGTGCACCCTGACTCGCTTGCACCATCGCAGCTGCTTCCGTCTGGATGAGTGCTGTGTGGAGTCGATGAACCTGCCGCTGTCCCTGAATGAGTTCAACGGATACAAGTACCGCaacaagcagctgctgggctCCATGAGCTCCGGCGCCCCGTACATGTGAGCCGTagcgtgtgtctctgtgagCTCTTGCGTGCCGTGACAATGCCCATCTTTTGGGTTTTGTctgcccttttccttctgtaTCGTACAGCTGATGAACTGCTTAAAGgcatttttgttttcctcacGAGAGCGGCCTTGTGTAAagcggcggagagagagaggtgggagggTGTTTGAGTGGATGAGCGACGCCACTGCTGGAGAGACGGAGGCACTCGGCATCATGGCCATTCATCTCTCCCATTTGAGTGACGGACGTGCACACATTTTTCTTGGTGTGCCTGGACTTCTTGCTGTTTCACGTCTTTGCgatcgggggaggggatggagggagggagggaaggggcagggagaagggaggttGGTGATGGTGTTGCTGGACattgtctccctctctccttttcattCACTCATTCGCGTCTTCCACAACAGCCTCTCACTCGTCATTCCTTCTCCTGGTTTAGTCTCCAGTGGTCCTCACTCTTTACCAAGTCGACTCCTTGTCAAGGTGCTTtggtttctcttctctgccttttttctgtttttgTGACCCGTTTGGTGAGCCATGAGACGCACCACACGCGAGCACGCGAACTCCAGAGGAGTGAAATGGatgagcgagagcgagagagcgagcgacaTCCACGGCAAGTGAACGGTGATGAGGCGCCGTGCTGTTTGTCAGTTCTCTCGATGTCTTTCTCAGCCTTCTGTGCGTATCTCGGTAGACATGCGAGAAGGcttggcagtggtggtggcaggcgTGTGATTTGTTGATCCTATCTTTGAATCCCTTCTCTACTACACCTGTACGCTGCTGTTCATTCTCCCTTACTGGTGACTAAcggaaggcgagagagacagtgCAGccaggagaaaaagagggtcTTACCTCCGTTGGCGGATTTCCGCCTTTTCCTCAACCTTCGTCTTCACCATCTTAGCTTTGGCGACTCTGCCCAGACGGAGATACTGGCACTTTGCGTTTTCCCTCTTATCGACTGCTCCTCACTTGATGGAGTGTGTGCCCGTCCCCACTGTCATCATGCCATGACTTACTGCTGCACCTTTTCGCTCTTAATTTGTTCCTCTTACGGCGCCCGCGAAAACGCCGttgctcttttctgttttatTTCCTTCCACCCGCGTGTATGCGCCTCGGTGATGTtcgtgcacgcacgcacgcccccccccccccccacacacctcCCTACAGATCAATATATACCCAAAAGGTCAAGGGCATTGCCGAAGGCACGTACCAAGGTACAGAGGTGCCATACGTGCCCGGACTGACAGACGCTGAGGAGAAGCGAGTTTCACGGTCACCGAGGCGAGAGTATTTTGATGACTTACTTGAGCACGAAAATGAAGTGTATCGTCTGTGAAGCTGACAAGGCAAGCTATCGGTGCCGAACGTGCCGCTCTGCCTACTGCTCCTCGAAGTGCTACAAGAAACACCGCATGCCGAGAGCAgaggctgcagcggaggtggcacAAGGCAATGCAACGACGTCGTCGCTTGCTTATCTCTGTGAAACCGTGGTGGCCGCCCAGCTCCCCGAGATGGAGCGCCcggagaagcggcggcgcgccgaGGCCGAGGCGGACGTCTTCTTAAATACGCCGCACGAGagggccgctgccgctcaccGCTCAGAGCACGACGCGCCGTCATCGACTCCGCCGTCTGTGGAGGACTCGGCAAAAACCGCGACAGAAGTGTTGGAGGAAAACGAGACTGTTGGTGCTGGACCGCAGCCCCCGGCACCGGAGGAGTACGCTGGAGACGCTGGCGCAGTGTATACCCTACAGGAGAAGCATCTCTGTGCCTTGGAAGGCCACCCGCGGGTGCGAAGTGCTCTGTGCAGTCCGTCATTGCAGAAGCTCATCAAAACGATTGACAGTAGTCGCTCCCGGTTGGACGCGCTAGAGGCTGCCCAGTATAACAACGCGGATTTCAAGGAATTTTGTATTGAGGTGATCCGCGTAAttgcggaggtggagggtcGATGAAGTCTTTGCCCAGGATCTCATCCTGGCAATGAAGGGTTGGCGTTGTGCACCTGCCACATTCAAGTGCGagtggctgctgcgaagCGCTTGAGAGGCGAGAGGAGATGCCGACATATCCCAGCCCATATGTTAGGGGTACGTGACATTCTGCTTTCCACTTCTCTGCCCACGCCTCTTATTCTCTCTGTTGCCTGCCCGCCTCCGTGAAGGATGACGCCACAGCTGTAAAAGTCGTttaaccccctcccctcacgcacacacgcacacgtgtgcatcAGTAACGAAAGGATGATATCGATTGCATGTAGGTGCGAGTATGTGTGCTTACTTGCAGGCACTGCCACCGAGAGTGGAGTGGTAGCTCAGTTGTGGTGCCTTCCAACCTGTGCTGTCCTCTGCGCTTCTATTTTTCCTCGATGTGAGCTCACGTTACTCACAACGAGGGAAGTCAGCGTGCGCAAACAAACGAATGAAATGAGCAATTGATGCTAAACTGTACTCTTGCGTCTGCGTTCTCTTGTCGCtctccacttctctctttcaccggcctcccccttttccctctctcccttctcgctttctcgtgtgcgtctgcgcctTTCTGTGCTCATCAGCGCACATGCGAAACATACGTGGTGCCGCGTGCTGCTTTGATTCTATATTTCCTTCTTCACCCTTCTCTgtacacgcacgcgctgcgTACCCATATGCAACTGAGAGCTGCTCACAAATTTAAGCAaacccacacccacacacccattcACTGTCCATTGACGCAGGTCGCCTTTCCTTACTGCCATTTTTTTCCTCattgcagcagcacacggcCTCGGCACCAAAGAGGGCCCTCTCTTTCCGACACCTTTAGCAGCTGAGCGTCCGCTTTCTGCAACGGCGCCGTTTCGTCTTTccatctttttttccctgtttCCATTTTCTATTCCTTTTCGTTCGCCTCGCCTAATCCACACCGTTGCCCACTCCCATAACCGCACGCTGCACATCGAGTCACACAAACGCGTTATATTTctgcctctcgctctgtCTTCTTTTCACGTCAGTATCGCCATTCACGCTCCTCTTGcacttttttgtgtgttaAGTGCTGAGCCACTTGTCTTttggaaagaaaaaaacagaagcTAAGCAACTTAGTATTGGAGCGAGAGAACTGAGcgggagagagtgtgtgggtgtgtgtgtgtgtttgcggGATCGAGGTGCGGTGCAGACCGTCTCTTCGCGCACGATTTATACCCCGAACAGCACTCGCTCATACAccaaacaacagcaaagacgTCTTGGCGACAATAAAGAAACAGAACTGCTCGAGTGAAAAAGTGCGAGCAACCACCgcgcacactcacacacacacacacgaaagagggagaagcactGGCGTCTGCCTACCCTTGGCATTCGCACAAATAACAtaaagcgagggagagggtaaaagaggggtgagggaagcgTAGCATAGCTGCCATACTTGCCGGGGTTATTTgtaaaagagaagcgacaaACAAAGGTGAGGAGAGAACGCACTGCCCCCCCTTCTaaccctctcttttttccccttccaccaccaccttcttctTACACCTCTCCTCGTGGTCGGTCGGAGGGTGTAAACCGAAGAAAAGGGCGACCCGGAGCACACGTAAGCATAAAGGAGAAAACCCACCAACAGTGGGCTTTGCTCTGCAACTTGAAGCACAGGCGTGCGTGCCGATACCCAACCTCTCCTCAGGTAAGGtgcaaaaaagagaaagagcggagCAAGCGCTGAGCTTGTGGGCGTTTTCACTtctgcgcacacgcgacGGCAAGCGAGCGAACGGAGGAAAAAGCGGAGACGTAAGTAAACGAGAAAAGCGAAGGAA
The window above is part of the Leishmania panamensis strain MHOM/PA/94/PSC-1 chromosome 33 sequence genome. Proteins encoded here:
- a CDS encoding hypothetical protein (TriTrypDB/GeneDB-style sysID: LpmP.33.2230); translation: MKCIVCEADKASYRCRTCRSAYCSSKCYKKHRMPRAEAAAEVAQGNATTSSLAYLCETVVAAQLPEMERPEKRRRAEAEADVFLNTPHERAAAAHRSEHDAPSSTPPSVEDSAKTATEVLEENETVGAGPQPPAPEEYAGDAGAVYTLQEKHLCALEGHPRVRSALCSPSLQKLIKTIDSSRSRLDALEAAQYNNADFKEFCIEVIRVIAEVEGR